One window of the Candidatus Woesearchaeota archaeon genome contains the following:
- a CDS encoding beta-propeller domain-containing protein, giving the protein MKNKNKIFFMAAAVAILAMVVSACKIEMPDRGQNGADNIIPSSGGLTEGVSLLSEGEAKLATQGLIKFQDVNELRQFLAQRAISGQSGADMYGIGRGGMAPVATMAEGAMELAVADSVSQKSSGTANSMDFDDGAGDYSQTNVQYENVDEGDFVKNDNRYIYMIADNKLVIVDAYDAENAEIVSTTELAEKARTNPAETQTSAGKAASMDSVMIDIGYPDYDYSDERGREIFINGDKLMVITESSERGFYFPRYDIMPQPTYRQRTNIYIYDVSDRTDPQLSESFSMTGSYYQSRMIGDMVYIVTQDGVSYGPLLMEPMVTGQELIKPEIYYFDNPESEYQFNTIASIDMDNEKVVDSKTFMLGYANTLMVSENNIYIAYQKQNYWRWGGYWGDAYEKERFDDVILPLLPEELKTQIVSIKDQKLPENEEWQEISKVLSVFFTELDQNDNLQDQYQDVFETILDALDEYDTKKAMEDRKTVIHKIGIQDGMIDYNAKGEVDGRLLNQFSIDENQGYLRVATTVDVWARKRVQYNNVYVLDSGMKTIGELTGVAEDEQIYSTRFLGNKLYMVTFRQTDPFFVIDLSDPRNPKVLGELKIPGFSNYLHPYDENHIIGVGKETTEGDFGGVTTTGIKIALFDVTDVNDPQLVDKVVIGDSGSDSPVLYDHKAFLFSKEKNLLVLPITEVTERTKLSQYRYSNSIWHGAYVFKVTEEGIDTTGKVTHSSTKSEYWYWWDAASVMRSLYMDDNLYTISNKFIKINDLANNLEELNTVKLPYQENSPYYWR; this is encoded by the coding sequence ATGAAAAACAAAAACAAGATTTTTTTTATGGCTGCGGCAGTGGCAATCCTGGCCATGGTTGTATCAGCATGCAAAATTGAGATGCCTGACAGAGGCCAGAATGGCGCTGACAATATTATCCCGTCCAGCGGCGGGCTGACAGAGGGAGTTTCACTCCTGTCTGAAGGAGAGGCCAAGCTTGCGACGCAGGGATTGATAAAATTCCAGGATGTCAATGAGCTTAGGCAATTCCTGGCCCAGAGGGCCATATCCGGACAATCCGGCGCAGACATGTATGGCATTGGAAGAGGAGGCATGGCCCCTGTGGCAACAATGGCAGAAGGCGCAATGGAATTGGCTGTTGCAGACAGCGTCTCCCAGAAATCCTCAGGCACAGCAAACTCCATGGACTTTGATGATGGAGCAGGGGACTATTCACAAACCAATGTGCAGTATGAAAATGTGGATGAAGGCGATTTTGTAAAGAATGACAACAGGTACATTTACATGATTGCTGACAACAAATTGGTGATTGTGGATGCTTATGATGCAGAGAATGCAGAGATTGTGTCAACAACTGAGCTTGCTGAGAAAGCCAGAACAAATCCTGCTGAAACGCAGACATCTGCTGGCAAAGCTGCAAGCATGGACTCTGTGATGATAGACATTGGCTATCCGGATTATGACTATAGTGACGAAAGAGGCAGGGAGATTTTCATAAACGGGGATAAGCTGATGGTTATTACCGAGAGCAGTGAAAGAGGGTTCTATTTCCCAAGGTATGACATCATGCCCCAGCCAACATACAGGCAGAGAACAAATATCTATATCTATGATGTCAGCGACAGGACTGACCCCCAGTTATCTGAATCATTCTCCATGACCGGAAGCTATTACCAGTCCAGGATGATAGGTGACATGGTTTACATTGTGACCCAGGATGGTGTAAGCTACGGGCCTTTGCTCATGGAACCCATGGTGACGGGACAAGAGCTAATCAAGCCGGAAATATATTATTTTGACAATCCAGAGAGTGAATACCAGTTCAACACCATAGCTTCAATAGACATGGACAATGAAAAAGTCGTTGACAGCAAGACTTTCATGCTTGGCTATGCCAACACCCTGATGGTTTCTGAAAACAACATCTACATTGCCTACCAGAAGCAGAATTACTGGAGATGGGGCGGATACTGGGGAGATGCCTATGAAAAAGAAAGGTTTGATGATGTAATCCTGCCTTTGCTTCCAGAAGAGCTCAAGACCCAGATAGTTTCAATTAAGGACCAAAAACTGCCTGAGAATGAGGAATGGCAGGAAATCAGCAAAGTCCTGTCTGTCTTTTTCACAGAGCTTGACCAGAATGATAACCTCCAGGACCAATACCAGGACGTCTTTGAGACTATCCTTGATGCATTGGATGAGTATGACACCAAAAAAGCAATGGAGGACAGGAAGACTGTAATCCACAAGATTGGCATACAGGACGGAATGATTGATTACAATGCCAAGGGTGAAGTGGATGGCAGACTTTTAAATCAGTTCTCAATTGATGAGAACCAGGGATACCTGAGAGTGGCGACAACAGTGGATGTTTGGGCAAGGAAAAGAGTCCAGTACAATAATGTCTATGTCCTTGACTCAGGCATGAAAACTATTGGCGAACTGACAGGCGTTGCAGAAGATGAGCAGATTTATTCAACCAGGTTCCTTGGAAACAAGCTGTACATGGTAACATTCAGGCAGACTGACCCGTTCTTTGTGATTGATTTGTCTGACCCAAGAAATCCAAAGGTCCTTGGCGAATTGAAGATACCTGGCTTCAGCAACTACCTGCACCCCTATGATGAGAACCATATAATCGGCGTTGGCAAAGAAACAACGGAAGGCGACTTTGGCGGCGTGACCACAACAGGAATAAAGATTGCGCTGTTTGATGTCACGGATGTCAATGACCCCCAGCTTGTTGACAAAGTCGTAATTGGTGACAGTGGAAGCGACAGCCCAGTGCTGTACGACCATAAGGCTTTCCTGTTCAGCAAGGAAAAAAACCTCCTGGTGCTGCCAATCACTGAAGTGACTGAAAGGACAAAGCTCAGCCAATACAGGTACAGCAATTCCATCTGGCACGGGGCATATGTCTTCAAGGTGACAGAGGAGGGTATAGACACAACAGGCAAGGTCACACATTCCAGCACAAAATCAGAATATTGGTACTGGTGGGATGCTGCAAGCGTCATGAGAAGCCTGTATATGGATGACAACCTGTATACAATCAGCAACAAGTTCATCAAGATAAATGACCTTGCGAACAACCTTGAGGAGCTGAACACAGTTAAGCTGCCTTACCAGGAGAACTCGCCTTACTATTGGAGGTAA